One window of the Streptomyces sp. TS71-3 genome contains the following:
- a CDS encoding alpha/beta fold hydrolase, giving the protein MAEVHHRFATVQGRQLFYREAGPRDAPVLVPLHGFPSSSFMYRRLIPALADEYRLIAPDYPGFGFSDTPSTDEFDYTFDALTDHVGGLLDQLGVGRYALYVQDYGAPVGWRLALRNPDAITAVVTQSGNAYEEGFVDEFWRPIVAYQRDPSPDNAAALAPALGLDMIKWQYVTGVPDETLVDPDTWHHDHRMVSRPGNDLVQLKLLQDYATNVPLYPRVQEYLRDRRPPLLAVWGRNDPIFGPDGARAFSRDQPDAEVHLLDGGHFLLESALDEAVRLIRNFLGRNIKGS; this is encoded by the coding sequence ATGGCGGAAGTGCACCACCGCTTCGCGACCGTGCAGGGACGGCAGCTCTTCTACCGGGAGGCCGGGCCGCGCGACGCCCCCGTCCTCGTACCGCTGCACGGCTTTCCGAGCAGCTCCTTCATGTACCGCCGCCTGATCCCGGCGCTGGCCGACGAGTACCGCCTCATCGCCCCCGACTACCCCGGCTTCGGCTTCTCCGACACGCCGTCCACCGACGAGTTCGACTACACCTTCGACGCCCTCACCGACCACGTCGGCGGCCTGCTCGACCAGCTCGGGGTGGGCCGGTACGCGCTCTACGTCCAGGACTACGGCGCCCCCGTCGGCTGGCGTCTGGCGCTGCGGAACCCCGACGCGATCACCGCCGTGGTGACCCAGAGCGGCAACGCCTACGAGGAGGGCTTCGTCGACGAGTTCTGGCGGCCCATCGTCGCCTACCAGCGCGACCCCAGCCCCGACAACGCGGCGGCCCTGGCCCCGGCGCTCGGACTCGACATGATCAAGTGGCAGTACGTCACCGGGGTCCCCGACGAGACGCTGGTCGACCCCGACACCTGGCACCACGACCACCGGATGGTCTCCCGCCCCGGCAACGACCTGGTCCAGCTCAAGCTGCTCCAGGACTACGCCACCAACGTCCCGCTCTACCCGCGCGTCCAGGAGTACCTGCGCGACCGGCGCCCGCCGCTGCTCGCCGTCTGGGGCAGGAACGACCCGATCTTCGGTCCCGACGGCGCCCGCGCCTTCAGCCGCGACCAGCCCGACGCCGAGGTGCACCTCCTGGACGGCGGCCACTTCCTCCTGGAGTCCGCCCTCGACGAGGCCGTCCGCCTGATCCGGAACTTCCTCGGCAGGAACATCAAGGGGTCGTAG
- a CDS encoding PfaD family polyunsaturated fatty acid/polyketide biosynthesis protein has product MSTVVRHDTDGVYAVLADLERPCYIVADGGRLGAASEPPAPGGGITTLAVAAPQDPERLGAAEFRRRHGVRHAYMAGSMASGISGEELVEALARAGYLASFGAAGLPEARLDAGLGRLARTLGAGGTDGTDGKGRTGHPYACNLIHNPLDPATERMCVDACLRHGVRCLEASAFVQLTPDLVRYRVAGLRRAAGAPGGVRAEHRIVAKVSRPEVAELFLRPAPAALLADLAARGLVGAEQAELARAVPMADDITFEADSGGHTDRRSLTVMLPSFVRLRDEVAREYPGAAPVRIGAAGGIGTPESVVAALALGAAYVVTGSVNQATVEAGTAPGVKRLLAAAGPADCTMAPAADMFEQGVQVQVLARGTMFHAHAARLHRLYRDHAGLPDLPAGDLRHLEDRILRRTVDEAWKDTAAYLAAHHPGWLRRAESDPKYRMAMVFRWYLGMASRWAAEGVPERQGDWQVWCGPAMGAFNGWTAGSALALPEARRVAAVADQLLRAAAFHTRVTQLRLAGVHLPASCAHYRLPGPAAPPPRGAA; this is encoded by the coding sequence GTGAGCACGGTGGTGCGGCACGACACGGACGGTGTGTACGCGGTCCTGGCCGACCTCGAACGGCCCTGCTACATCGTCGCCGACGGCGGCCGGCTCGGTGCCGCGTCGGAACCGCCCGCGCCGGGCGGCGGCATCACCACGCTGGCGGTGGCGGCGCCGCAGGACCCGGAGCGGCTCGGCGCGGCGGAGTTCCGGCGCCGGCACGGGGTGCGGCACGCGTACATGGCGGGGTCGATGGCGTCCGGCATCTCCGGTGAGGAGCTGGTGGAGGCGCTGGCGCGGGCCGGGTACCTGGCCTCGTTCGGGGCGGCGGGGCTGCCTGAGGCACGCCTCGACGCGGGGCTCGGCCGCCTCGCCCGCACCCTGGGCGCGGGCGGGACGGACGGGACGGACGGGAAGGGCAGGACGGGCCACCCCTACGCGTGCAACCTCATCCACAACCCGCTGGACCCGGCGACGGAGCGCATGTGCGTGGACGCGTGCCTGCGGCACGGGGTGCGCTGCCTGGAGGCGTCGGCGTTCGTGCAGCTCACACCGGACCTGGTCCGGTACCGGGTGGCGGGGCTGCGGCGTGCGGCGGGTGCCCCGGGCGGGGTGCGGGCGGAGCACCGGATCGTGGCGAAGGTGTCCAGGCCGGAGGTCGCGGAGCTGTTCCTGCGGCCCGCGCCGGCCGCGCTCTTGGCGGACCTGGCGGCGCGCGGCCTGGTCGGCGCCGAGCAGGCGGAGCTGGCACGGGCGGTGCCGATGGCCGACGACATCACCTTCGAGGCGGACTCCGGCGGGCACACCGACCGGCGTTCCCTGACGGTGATGCTGCCCTCGTTCGTGCGGCTGCGGGACGAGGTGGCGCGCGAGTATCCGGGTGCGGCGCCGGTGCGCATCGGGGCGGCGGGCGGCATCGGCACCCCGGAGTCGGTGGTCGCGGCGCTGGCACTGGGCGCCGCGTACGTGGTGACGGGGTCGGTCAACCAGGCCACGGTGGAGGCCGGCACCGCGCCCGGCGTGAAGCGGCTGCTGGCCGCCGCCGGCCCGGCCGACTGCACGATGGCGCCGGCGGCGGACATGTTCGAGCAGGGCGTCCAGGTGCAGGTCCTCGCGCGCGGCACGATGTTCCACGCGCACGCCGCCCGGCTGCACCGACTGTACCGGGACCACGCGGGGCTGCCGGACCTGCCGGCCGGGGACCTGCGCCACCTGGAGGACCGCATCCTGCGCCGCACCGTCGACGAGGCGTGGAAGGACACCGCCGCCTACCTGGCCGCGCACCATCCAGGATGGCTGCGGCGCGCCGAGTCCGACCCCAAGTACCGGATGGCGATGGTCTTCCGCTGGTACCTGGGCATGGCCTCGCGCTGGGCCGCCGAGGGGGTGCCGGAACGGCAGGGCGACTGGCAGGTGTGGTGCGGGCCGGCCATGGGTGCGTTCAACGGCTGGACGGCGGGCAGCGCGCTCGCCCTGCCGGAGGCACGGCGCGTGGCGGCGGTGGCGGATCAGCTGCTGCGGGCCGCGGCGTTCCACACCCGCGTCACCCAACTCCGCCTCGCGGGCGTCCACCTGCCGGCGTCCTGCGCGCACTACCGGCTTCCGGGCCCCGCGGCACCTCCCCCGCGAGGCGCCGCCTGA
- a CDS encoding type I polyketide synthase — protein sequence MSDDGAVESAGHVKDTEKAGDAGNVKDTGYAVDTASAEDTDRRLARDPVAIVGLAARFPKASDVREFWDNIVSGRDCSDVVPESWWNAEHHYDPDPFAEDRTYCKRGGFLTPEIFDPREFAMPPNMVDSTGLVQLLSLVVAKETLHDAADGRQTWHDPARTGVILGVCGTNSTLMPLAARLLVPELKQTLLAFGLAEETVERIVRSRLAALPPWTEDSFPGILGNVVSGRVANKLNLGAANHTVDAACASSLAALRAAVDELLGRRADVMLTGGCDADNSIVSFMCFSKTPALSLSGQVRPFDAAADGTLVGEGIGMLALKRLADAERDGDRVYAVLRGLGSSSDGSAKSIYAPSGEGQLRALRRAYADADCAPASVGLIEAHGTGTPAGDEVELTALNTLLAAPDDHHYAAVGSVKSQIGHTKAAAGAAGLIKAALALHHQVLPPTINVTEPRAQARAGDSALYVNTAARPWLREASRPVRRAGVSAFGFGGVNYHAVLEEHVRAEAGAGAVPGGHVQAGAVPDGRLGAGAVPDGRLGAGAVPEGHLQAGAVPEGHLQAGAVPEGHVQIRRALHETPRPCLWHAPDPALLLQRLERGDAPDTGPAPADHARIGLVAKGSRQHAELLALAVERLRATVEGERGSAATVQAGGLISTSGPGGAGDPAPPDGWSHPRGIHYRRRALPSGTRVGALFAGQGSQYVDMGLGAALALPPVRDAFEAAGTGFPAADGLARAVFPPPGTGDTQAHAERLRRTSYAQPAIGALSMGQYTWLRELGFAPDGVLGHSFGELTALWASGVLDDTAFTALARARGRAMEQPPGKDADPGAMAAVRMRRDALDEALRAHPDLTVCNHNAPDEHALGGPTPAVTRFLAWCAARDLHAARLPVAAAFHTRHVAHATDAFAAACGTTAFGTPAVPVYANTSGAAYGTDPAANRATLVAQLGHPVDFASRVQEMYADGVRVFVEFGPRRTLTSLVERTLGDGAVEAFACDGGPGSDGAATLMQAAVRLSVLGLPLTGLDRYAAPPCAERPAPSKVARRLEGPLFAVERRRAAHEELMERLTAEGASVSGGSPAVAMANGSGTPAAAGTNGAVETIGVPEPNGAVETISVPEPNGAVETISVPEPNGAVRSVAPGAGQDAVAGQRDPLSQDATTGQADPLSRAATEHLAAHTRYLDGQVRTADRLTALLREGAAGGRGVDPALLAAVQAVTEHSAALGEAHARAGEAVRDILRPLSNGTVPAAGPPGGARPDGAGGHGTLPGGTPSNGALGNGTQSNGALSSGAQPNGTLSRGTLPGGQAPGGGLLLNGAPSNGAQAGAIAPGTALPHQHTGTFPDPEAEVAGAQDAQDAPAAADPGEDETQAGSMGENVSALAELWAARQNSETAKPVTMDIADLDPEELEREFRVVIADKTGYDLDMIEPDMHIQEELGIDSLKQVEIAAEMWRRYPVISRSELYRFSEAKTVRQLTEMAQDILLNPQPQLRSPARHSGTGRTHVAPADLPAPDVCTDAFADEPHALLLDDGGELAATVARALADREWRVTRVCLPGRASAEDAGEAIDADTAPDVQPVNGAQAPAGAEPGAGTESATGADTATTVRLADWSEAAFETALAGVLSATERLDLCVLPVSRNATTDTGTNTAATSTSTSTGTPADAEADADALVRRLRHAVLVAKQVRPALEAAAGTGTRAGLVTVTSLDGALGHAGSGGDGTAALAGGLGALVRTVALEATTLFCRAVDFAPGLAADAVAEAFGAELVDVATDVREVGVDSRGRRTPRLSTVPWPGAPAAPAALPPSEADLLLVTGGARGITAWCVEALAQDNRCGYVLLGRTPLDPEPEWAAGLTTAEELTGALEARAREAGEDPNAGPVRDRIERDRTRVLQQRDVRDQLATLQSKGVEAVYAAADVRDADAVAAALAPYADRITGVLHGAGILRDRPLSEVTAESVAPVVDTKLIGLRNVLGALEPGRLRHLVLFSSVSATSGNLRQTDYALANHAMNLFGCAFQAAHPGCRVLPMAWGPWEGGMAAAVQQVFTEAGIPVLSREEGCRYFLAELGAADAELGTTGTEAGTTTAAAGEADAPAGSEAGADAPAGPGGGVIVVGPTADLFRRCDRVPEAGLTAYRMITGLGEHPLLRDHRIGGAPLLPMTAAVGWALGTVERAHGDSRPVIECREFRITRGVLLAPGHPERFRVRLTRDPQPELAARLTRVRIQDAGPGGAAHYEGGFLLSDGVEPAPTVDLPPFRCGPEPHPGYTDGRLFHGPALTGLRDVLEEAPGRLVVSARMPEPELFRGSYAGRLHSPALADLLLQTGLLALLDLADGDAVPLPVSVERVTFHEPLPDDAPFAVIADVDDVSTAASMISTVTLTACTPEGRVLQRWQDLHFLWIDHPDRRIPDFVGGTGAPADGGARGGRG from the coding sequence ATGTCGGACGACGGAGCCGTCGAGAGTGCCGGGCACGTGAAGGACACGGAGAAGGCAGGGGACGCCGGGAACGTCAAGGACACCGGGTATGCCGTGGACACCGCGTCCGCCGAGGACACCGACCGCCGGCTGGCGCGTGATCCCGTGGCGATCGTGGGGCTCGCTGCCAGGTTCCCCAAGGCGTCGGACGTCAGGGAGTTCTGGGACAACATCGTCTCGGGCAGGGACTGCTCGGACGTCGTGCCCGAGAGCTGGTGGAACGCCGAGCACCACTACGACCCCGACCCCTTCGCCGAGGACCGCACCTACTGCAAGCGCGGCGGCTTCCTCACCCCCGAGATCTTCGACCCGCGCGAGTTCGCCATGCCGCCGAACATGGTCGACTCCACCGGCCTGGTGCAGCTGCTGAGCCTGGTGGTCGCCAAGGAGACCCTGCACGACGCGGCGGACGGCAGGCAGACCTGGCACGACCCGGCGCGCACCGGCGTGATCCTCGGCGTGTGCGGCACCAACAGCACCCTGATGCCGCTGGCCGCCCGCCTGCTGGTGCCGGAGCTCAAGCAGACGCTGCTGGCCTTCGGGCTCGCCGAGGAGACCGTCGAGCGGATCGTGCGGTCCCGGCTCGCGGCCCTGCCGCCGTGGACGGAGGACTCCTTCCCCGGCATCCTCGGCAACGTCGTCTCCGGCCGCGTCGCCAACAAGCTGAACCTCGGCGCGGCCAACCACACGGTGGACGCGGCCTGCGCCAGCTCGCTCGCCGCGCTGCGCGCCGCCGTCGACGAGCTCCTCGGCAGGCGCGCCGACGTGATGCTCACCGGCGGCTGCGACGCGGACAACTCGATCGTCTCCTTCATGTGCTTCAGCAAGACGCCCGCGCTGTCGCTCAGCGGACAGGTCAGGCCCTTCGACGCAGCGGCGGACGGCACGCTGGTCGGCGAGGGCATCGGCATGCTGGCGCTGAAGCGGCTCGCGGACGCGGAGCGGGACGGCGACCGGGTGTACGCGGTGCTGCGCGGCCTCGGCAGCTCCAGCGACGGCAGCGCGAAGAGCATCTACGCACCCAGCGGCGAGGGCCAGCTCCGCGCGCTGCGCCGCGCCTACGCGGACGCGGACTGCGCCCCGGCGTCGGTCGGCCTGATCGAGGCGCACGGCACCGGGACCCCGGCCGGCGACGAGGTCGAGCTGACCGCGCTGAACACGCTCCTGGCCGCGCCCGACGACCACCACTACGCGGCCGTGGGCAGCGTGAAGTCCCAGATCGGCCACACCAAGGCGGCGGCCGGCGCGGCCGGGCTGATCAAGGCGGCCCTGGCGCTGCACCACCAGGTGCTGCCCCCGACCATCAACGTCACCGAGCCGCGCGCCCAGGCCCGGGCCGGCGACAGCGCGCTCTACGTGAACACCGCGGCCCGGCCCTGGCTCCGGGAGGCGTCCCGCCCGGTGCGCAGAGCCGGGGTGTCGGCGTTCGGCTTCGGCGGGGTGAACTACCACGCGGTGCTGGAGGAGCACGTACGGGCGGAAGCGGGGGCGGGGGCCGTTCCGGGGGGACACGTCCAGGCCGGGGCCGTTCCCGACGGACGCCTCGGGGCGGGGGCCGTTCCCGACGGACGCCTCGGGGCGGGGGCCGTTCCCGAAGGACACCTCCAGGCCGGAGCCGTTCCCGAAGGACACCTCCAGGCCGGAGCCGTTCCCGAAGGACACGTCCAGATCCGGCGCGCCCTGCACGAGACACCCCGCCCCTGCCTCTGGCACGCCCCCGACCCCGCGCTGCTGCTCCAGCGGCTGGAGCGCGGCGACGCACCGGACACCGGGCCGGCCCCGGCGGACCACGCCCGCATCGGCCTGGTGGCCAAGGGCTCCCGGCAGCACGCCGAGCTGCTCGCCCTCGCGGTGGAGCGGCTGCGGGCGACGGTGGAGGGCGAGCGGGGTTCGGCGGCCACCGTGCAGGCGGGCGGCCTGATAAGCACGAGCGGTCCGGGCGGTGCCGGAGACCCGGCCCCGCCGGACGGCTGGAGCCACCCGCGCGGCATCCACTACCGGCGGCGGGCGCTGCCGTCCGGCACCCGCGTGGGGGCGCTCTTCGCCGGTCAGGGCAGCCAGTACGTCGACATGGGCCTGGGCGCCGCCTTGGCGCTGCCCCCGGTGCGGGACGCCTTCGAGGCCGCGGGCACGGGCTTCCCGGCCGCCGACGGCCTGGCACGCGCCGTCTTCCCGCCGCCCGGCACCGGGGACACCCAGGCACACGCCGAGCGGCTGCGCCGCACCTCCTACGCGCAGCCCGCGATCGGCGCCCTCTCGATGGGCCAGTACACCTGGCTGCGGGAGCTCGGCTTCGCCCCGGACGGCGTCCTCGGGCACAGCTTCGGCGAGCTGACCGCGCTGTGGGCGTCGGGCGTCCTGGACGACACCGCGTTCACCGCGCTCGCGCGCGCCCGCGGGCGCGCCATGGAGCAGCCGCCCGGGAAGGACGCCGACCCCGGCGCGATGGCCGCCGTGCGGATGCGGCGCGACGCGCTGGACGAGGCCCTGCGCGCCCACCCCGACCTGACGGTGTGCAACCACAACGCCCCGGACGAGCACGCCCTCGGCGGGCCGACGCCCGCGGTGACCCGGTTCCTGGCGTGGTGTGCCGCGCGTGACCTGCACGCGGCCAGGCTGCCGGTCGCCGCCGCCTTCCACACGCGGCACGTCGCGCACGCCACGGACGCGTTCGCCGCCGCCTGCGGGACGACCGCGTTCGGCACGCCCGCGGTACCGGTGTACGCGAACACCTCCGGCGCGGCGTACGGCACCGACCCCGCGGCGAACCGCGCCACGCTGGTGGCCCAGCTCGGCCACCCGGTGGACTTCGCGTCCCGGGTGCAGGAGATGTACGCGGACGGGGTGCGCGTCTTCGTCGAGTTCGGCCCGCGGCGCACCCTGACGTCCCTGGTGGAACGCACCCTGGGCGACGGCGCGGTGGAGGCGTTCGCCTGCGACGGCGGGCCCGGGTCCGATGGTGCCGCGACGCTGATGCAGGCCGCGGTGCGGCTGTCGGTGCTGGGGCTGCCGCTGACCGGCCTGGACCGGTACGCGGCCCCGCCCTGCGCCGAGCGGCCCGCCCCGTCCAAGGTGGCACGGCGCCTGGAGGGCCCGCTGTTCGCGGTGGAGCGGCGCCGGGCCGCCCACGAGGAGCTGATGGAGCGGCTGACGGCGGAGGGCGCCTCCGTGTCCGGGGGCAGCCCGGCGGTGGCCATGGCGAACGGTTCCGGGACACCGGCGGCCGCGGGGACGAACGGGGCGGTGGAGACGATCGGCGTGCCGGAACCGAACGGAGCGGTAGAGACGATCAGCGTGCCGGAACCGAACGGAGCGGTAGAGACGATCAGCGTGCCGGAACCGAACGGAGCGGTGCGCTCCGTCGCCCCGGGAGCGGGACAGGACGCGGTGGCCGGTCAGCGCGACCCGCTCTCCCAGGACGCGACCACCGGCCAGGCCGACCCGCTCTCCCGTGCCGCCACCGAGCACCTCGCCGCGCACACCCGCTACCTGGACGGCCAGGTGCGCACCGCGGACCGCCTCACCGCGCTGCTGCGCGAGGGCGCGGCGGGCGGAAGGGGCGTCGACCCGGCGCTCCTCGCGGCGGTGCAGGCGGTCACCGAGCACAGCGCGGCGCTCGGGGAAGCGCACGCACGGGCCGGCGAGGCGGTCCGCGACATCCTGCGGCCCCTGTCGAACGGCACGGTGCCGGCGGCGGGCCCGCCCGGCGGCGCACGGCCCGACGGTGCCGGCGGCCACGGCACCCTCCCGGGCGGCACTCCGTCCAACGGCGCCCTGGGGAACGGCACGCAGTCCAACGGGGCACTGTCCAGCGGGGCACAGCCCAACGGCACACTCTCCAGAGGCACGCTGCCGGGCGGCCAGGCGCCGGGCGGCGGGCTCCTGCTCAACGGGGCGCCGTCCAACGGCGCCCAGGCCGGCGCGATCGCTCCCGGTACCGCCCTGCCGCACCAGCACACCGGCACCTTCCCGGATCCGGAAGCGGAGGTGGCCGGCGCCCAGGACGCTCAGGACGCCCCGGCCGCCGCCGACCCGGGCGAGGACGAGACGCAGGCCGGCTCCATGGGCGAGAACGTCTCCGCGCTGGCCGAGCTGTGGGCGGCGCGGCAGAACAGCGAGACCGCCAAGCCCGTCACCATGGACATCGCGGACCTCGACCCGGAGGAGCTGGAACGGGAGTTCCGGGTCGTGATCGCCGACAAGACCGGCTACGACCTGGACATGATCGAGCCGGACATGCACATCCAGGAGGAGTTGGGCATCGACTCCCTCAAGCAGGTGGAGATCGCTGCCGAGATGTGGCGCCGCTACCCGGTGATCAGCCGCAGCGAGCTCTACCGCTTCAGCGAGGCCAAGACCGTGCGCCAGCTCACCGAGATGGCGCAGGACATCCTCCTCAACCCGCAGCCCCAACTGCGCAGCCCCGCACGGCACTCCGGCACCGGCCGCACCCATGTCGCCCCGGCGGACCTGCCCGCGCCCGACGTCTGCACCGACGCCTTCGCGGACGAGCCGCACGCCCTGCTCCTGGACGACGGCGGCGAACTCGCCGCCACCGTCGCACGTGCGCTGGCCGACCGCGAATGGCGCGTCACCCGCGTGTGCCTGCCCGGCCGGGCGTCGGCGGAGGATGCGGGCGAGGCGATCGATGCGGACACCGCGCCGGACGTGCAGCCCGTGAACGGGGCGCAAGCCCCGGCCGGAGCGGAACCCGGGGCCGGAACGGAATCCGCCACCGGGGCGGATACGGCCACCACCGTCCGGCTGGCCGACTGGAGCGAGGCGGCCTTCGAGACGGCGCTGGCCGGCGTCCTGTCCGCGACCGAGCGGCTGGACCTGTGCGTGCTGCCCGTCAGCCGGAACGCCACCACCGACACCGGCACCAACACCGCTGCCACCAGCACCAGCACCAGCACCGGCACCCCTGCCGACGCGGAAGCGGACGCGGACGCCCTCGTGCGCAGGCTGCGCCACGCCGTCCTCGTGGCCAAGCAGGTGCGCCCCGCGCTGGAGGCCGCGGCGGGCACCGGCACGCGTGCCGGGCTGGTCACGGTGACCAGCCTGGACGGCGCGCTCGGTCACGCGGGCTCCGGCGGCGACGGCACGGCCGCACTGGCCGGGGGTCTCGGCGCGCTCGTCAGGACGGTGGCCCTGGAGGCGACGACGCTCTTCTGCCGCGCCGTGGACTTCGCCCCCGGGCTCGCCGCCGACGCGGTCGCCGAGGCGTTCGGCGCGGAGCTGGTGGACGTGGCCACCGACGTCCGCGAGGTCGGCGTGGACTCCCGCGGCCGGCGCACCCCCCGGCTCTCCACGGTGCCCTGGCCCGGGGCGCCCGCGGCGCCGGCCGCCCTACCGCCGTCCGAGGCGGACCTGCTGCTGGTGACCGGCGGCGCGCGGGGCATCACCGCCTGGTGCGTCGAGGCCCTCGCACAGGACAACCGCTGCGGCTACGTGCTGCTCGGCCGCACCCCCCTGGACCCGGAACCCGAGTGGGCGGCGGGCCTGACCACCGCCGAGGAGCTGACCGGCGCCCTGGAGGCGCGGGCCCGCGAGGCCGGCGAGGACCCGAACGCGGGGCCGGTACGGGACCGTATCGAGCGGGACCGCACCCGGGTACTGCAACAGCGGGATGTCCGCGACCAGTTGGCCACCCTCCAGTCCAAGGGCGTCGAGGCGGTGTACGCCGCCGCGGACGTACGCGACGCCGACGCGGTGGCCGCCGCACTGGCCCCGTACGCGGACCGGATCACCGGCGTGCTGCACGGCGCCGGCATCCTGCGGGACCGCCCGCTCTCGGAGGTCACCGCCGAGAGCGTCGCGCCCGTCGTGGACACCAAGCTGATCGGGCTGCGGAACGTGCTCGGGGCGCTGGAGCCCGGAAGGCTCCGGCACCTGGTGCTGTTCTCGTCGGTCTCGGCCACCTCCGGCAACCTCCGGCAGACGGACTACGCCCTGGCCAACCACGCCATGAACCTCTTCGGCTGCGCCTTCCAGGCCGCCCACCCCGGCTGCCGCGTGCTGCCCATGGCCTGGGGCCCCTGGGAGGGCGGCATGGCCGCCGCCGTGCAGCAGGTCTTCACCGAGGCCGGCATCCCGGTGCTCTCCCGCGAGGAGGGCTGCCGGTACTTCCTCGCGGAGCTGGGCGCGGCGGATGCGGAGCTGGGCACGACGGGTACGGAGGCGGGCACGACGACGGCGGCGGCCGGCGAGGCCGACGCCCCAGCCGGATCCGAGGCCGGGGCCGACGCCCCCGCCGGCCCGGGTGGCGGCGTGATCGTCGTCGGGCCGACCGCGGACCTGTTCCGCCGCTGCGACCGGGTGCCCGAGGCGGGGCTCACCGCGTACCGGATGATCACCGGCCTGGGCGAGCACCCGCTGCTGCGCGACCACCGCATCGGCGGCGCGCCGCTGCTGCCGATGACCGCGGCCGTCGGCTGGGCCCTGGGCACCGTCGAGCGCGCCCACGGCGACAGCCGGCCGGTGATCGAGTGCCGCGAGTTCCGCATCACCCGCGGCGTGCTCCTCGCGCCGGGGCACCCGGAACGGTTCCGGGTGCGCCTCACCCGCGACCCGCAGCCGGAGCTGGCGGCCCGGCTCACCCGGGTGCGCATCCAGGACGCGGGGCCGGGCGGCGCCGCGCACTACGAGGGCGGTTTCCTGCTCTCCGACGGGGTGGAGCCGGCGCCGACCGTCGACCTGCCCCCGTTCCGCTGCGGCCCCGAGCCGCACCCGGGGTACACCGACGGAAGGCTGTTCCACGGGCCGGCGCTGACGGGCCTGCGGGACGTCCTGGAAGAGGCCCCCGGCCGCCTGGTGGTGAGCGCCCGGATGCCCGAACCGGAACTGTTCCGGGGCTCCTACGCGGGGCGGCTGCACAGCCCGGCCCTCGCCGACCTGCTCCTGCAGACGGGGCTGCTGGCGCTGCTCGACCTGGCCGACGGGGACGCCGTACCGCTGCCGGTCTCGGTGGAGCGCGTCACCTTCCACGAACCGCTGCCGGACGACGCGCCGTTCGCGGTCATCGCCGACGTCGACGACGTCTCCACCGCCGCCTCGATGATCTCCACCGTCACCCTCACCGCGTGCACGCCCGAAGGGCGCGTACTCCAGCGGTGGCAGGACCTGCACTTCCTGTGGATCGACCACCCCGACCGGCGCATCCCCGACTTCGTCGGCGGCACGGGTGCCCCGGCGGACGGCGGAGCACGGGGAGGGCGTGGCTGA
- a CDS encoding helix-turn-helix domain-containing protein, with product MGKAYNVMAATCPSRTVLHRIGARWTVFVVNALDDGPHRFSELKRHIRGITPKVLTETLRSLEADGLVSRHEYDENPPRVEYALTPLGRSLLVPLRAVRLWAEEHVPDIEAARARRPTP from the coding sequence GCGTACAACGTGATGGCGGCGACCTGCCCGAGCCGCACGGTGCTGCACCGCATCGGCGCCCGCTGGACCGTGTTCGTCGTCAACGCACTCGACGACGGACCCCACCGGTTCAGCGAACTGAAGCGGCACATCCGGGGCATCACCCCGAAGGTCCTGACCGAGACCCTGCGCTCCCTGGAAGCCGACGGTCTGGTCAGCCGCCACGAGTACGACGAGAACCCGCCCCGCGTCGAGTACGCCCTGACACCGCTGGGCCGCTCCCTGCTCGTCCCCCTCCGCGCCGTACGGCTCTGGGCCGAGGAGCATGTCCCCGACATCGAGGCGGCCCGCGCCCGCCGGCCGACTCCCTGA
- a CDS encoding cyclopropane-fatty-acyl-phospholipid synthase family protein: MTSPHTLQDAYGPGNVLFRVLEPMGWGDLLNLGYWTPGTLPVLPAAGLGPFQRRLVARSTALLGLTPRDTVLDAACGRGYSSHVMAGQGSRVTGVDLLTAHVAQAQRRFGGRPGLRFTTGDLTALRRPPSGNGHRPFPDGSFTRVHCLEAAFHLGPEGRRAFLEDAYELLAPGGRLVLVDFVWRTGDPAGIAAADPGRLVRDTWRFEAFEPLAGYHGHALDIGFRIRRTLDWTRPVTGRFLRLAHLCAGLSGTRAGRRLLCRRWPALSTLSGQDWVHFAAVIHAHTAVQRASGYAALVLDRPES, from the coding sequence ATGACCAGCCCCCACACCCTCCAGGACGCCTACGGCCCCGGGAACGTCCTCTTCCGGGTGCTGGAGCCGATGGGCTGGGGGGACCTGCTCAACCTCGGCTACTGGACCCCGGGCACCCTGCCGGTCCTGCCGGCCGCCGGGCTCGGGCCGTTCCAGCGGCGGCTGGTGGCCCGCTCCACCGCACTGCTCGGGCTGACCCCGCGGGACACCGTCCTGGACGCCGCCTGCGGCCGCGGCTACAGCAGCCACGTGATGGCCGGCCAGGGCTCCCGGGTGACGGGGGTGGACCTGCTGACCGCCCATGTGGCGCAGGCGCAGCGGCGGTTCGGCGGGCGCCCGGGGCTCAGGTTCACCACCGGCGACCTCACGGCGCTGCGCCGACCGCCCTCGGGCAACGGCCACCGCCCCTTCCCGGACGGCTCCTTCACCAGGGTCCACTGCCTCGAAGCGGCCTTCCACCTGGGCCCCGAGGGCCGCCGCGCGTTCCTGGAGGACGCCTACGAGCTGCTGGCGCCCGGTGGCCGCCTGGTGCTGGTCGACTTCGTCTGGAGGACCGGCGACCCGGCCGGCATCGCCGCCGCCGACCCGGGGCGGCTGGTGCGCGACACCTGGCGGTTCGAGGCGTTCGAACCGCTCGCCGGCTACCACGGCCACGCCCTCGACATCGGCTTCCGCATCCGCAGGACCCTGGACTGGACCCGCCCCGTCACCGGCCGCTTCCTGCGCCTGGCCCACCTCTGCGCGGGGCTCAGCGGCACGCGGGCCGGGCGGCGCCTGCTGTGCCGCCGCTGGCCCGCGCTGTCCACCCTGTCCGGGCAGGACTGGGTGCACTTCGCGGCCGTCATCCACGCCCACACCGCCGTCCAGCGGGCGAGCGGCTATGCGGCGCTGGTGCTGGACCGCCCGGAGAGCTGA